In one Echinicola marina genomic region, the following are encoded:
- a CDS encoding lactate utilization protein B — MKTQSHAQAAAEFIKDDARTHWHDETLWHVRQKRDLSAQGIPEWETLRDTASATKDYVLSHLGELLEQFETNALANGIEVLWAKDAQEHNEHVYRILQENKVSNIVKSKSILTEECGLNHYLEDKGYDVVDTDLGERIIQFAKQAPSHIVLPAIHLKKQDIGEIFHEHIGTEKGASDPKYLTEAARQHLRKKFVEANAAITGVNFGIAETGGFVVCTNEGNADMGTHLADIHIACMGIEKLIPRATDLGVFLRLLARSATGQSITNYSSHFHKPAPGKKLYIILVDNGRTEQLGREDFKNSLKCIRCGACMNTCPIYRRSGGYSYNSTVPGPIGSILSPGKDLKKYSTLPFASTLCGSCSDVCPVKINIHEQLYKWRQVITENTDVDASKKLAMKVAGYTFGKPVLYDLAGKMARTALKITPDSLVYSSLNVWGKHRDLPDVPKESFKEWYQKNRKS; from the coding sequence ATGAAAACGCAAAGCCATGCCCAAGCGGCAGCAGAATTTATAAAAGACGATGCCAGAACCCATTGGCACGATGAAACCCTATGGCATGTACGCCAAAAAAGGGACCTTTCCGCACAGGGGATTCCTGAATGGGAAACCCTCAGGGATACAGCCTCTGCTACCAAAGATTATGTACTTTCCCACTTGGGAGAACTCTTGGAACAGTTCGAAACCAATGCATTGGCCAATGGAATAGAAGTCCTTTGGGCCAAAGACGCCCAAGAACATAATGAACATGTATACAGAATCCTTCAGGAAAACAAGGTTTCCAATATTGTTAAAAGTAAATCTATCCTTACCGAAGAATGTGGACTAAACCATTACTTAGAGGATAAGGGTTATGATGTGGTAGATACTGACCTTGGGGAGCGTATCATTCAATTTGCCAAGCAGGCGCCTAGCCATATTGTTCTTCCAGCCATTCACCTGAAAAAACAGGATATTGGGGAAATTTTCCATGAACATATTGGCACAGAAAAAGGAGCCAGCGACCCTAAATACCTTACTGAAGCGGCAAGACAGCACCTTCGAAAGAAATTTGTGGAAGCCAATGCTGCCATTACTGGAGTAAACTTTGGTATTGCTGAAACTGGTGGATTTGTGGTCTGTACCAATGAGGGTAATGCTGATATGGGTACCCATTTGGCAGACATTCACATTGCTTGTATGGGGATAGAAAAGCTGATTCCAAGGGCTACGGATCTAGGGGTGTTCCTCAGGCTTCTGGCCAGAAGCGCCACTGGACAAAGCATCACCAATTATTCCTCCCATTTTCATAAACCTGCACCCGGCAAAAAACTGTACATCATTCTAGTGGACAATGGCCGCACAGAACAGTTGGGCCGTGAGGATTTCAAAAACAGCCTAAAATGTATTCGCTGCGGTGCTTGTATGAATACTTGCCCAATTTACAGAAGAAGTGGTGGCTATAGTTATAATTCTACCGTTCCCGGACCTATAGGATCAATACTCTCTCCTGGCAAAGACCTCAAAAAATACAGCACTCTGCCATTTGCCTCCACCCTATGTGGATCTTGCTCCGATGTCTGCCCGGTAAAAATCAATATTCATGAGCAGCTTTATAAATGGCGGCAGGTAATTACCGAAAACACAGATGTCGATGCCAGTAAAAAATTGGCCATGAAAGTGGCCGGGTACACCTTTGGCAAACCTGTGCTTTATGACCTTGCAGGAAAAATGGCCAGAACAGCCTTAAAAATCACTCCCGATAGCTTGGTATACAGTAGCCTCAATGTTTGGGGAAAACATCGTGATTTGCCAGATGTTCCTAAGGAGAGTTTTAAAGAGTGGTACCAGAAAAACAGAAAATCATGA
- a CDS encoding (Fe-S)-binding protein, translated as MRVGLFIPCYVDQFYPGVAKATLELLEKHGVEVDYPLSQTCCGQPMANSGYERYGKASSELFMKNFGGFDYIVAPSGSCTLHVKDHVLPKEENAPKIYELCEFLTDVLRVNNIASTFPHKVGFHSSCHGLRGLRLAKCSERMDPEFNKPLSLLKQVKDIEMIELDRKDECCGFGGTFAVAEEAVSITMGNDRLADHTKNGVEVLTGADMSCLMHLQGLIKRQNSPIKVMHIAEILNGNPVE; from the coding sequence ATGCGAGTAGGACTCTTTATACCTTGTTACGTCGACCAGTTTTACCCTGGTGTGGCAAAGGCTACCCTAGAATTATTGGAAAAACATGGCGTGGAAGTGGATTACCCGCTATCCCAAACTTGTTGTGGACAGCCCATGGCCAACTCCGGATATGAAAGATATGGCAAAGCATCATCTGAACTTTTCATGAAGAACTTTGGTGGATTTGACTATATCGTTGCTCCTTCTGGCAGCTGCACCCTTCACGTCAAAGACCATGTCCTTCCCAAAGAAGAAAATGCCCCGAAGATCTACGAACTCTGTGAATTCCTGACCGATGTACTGAGAGTCAACAATATTGCATCCACTTTCCCGCACAAAGTAGGCTTTCATTCCTCCTGTCATGGTCTGAGAGGCCTCAGACTGGCAAAGTGCTCTGAGCGAATGGATCCTGAATTCAATAAACCTCTTTCCTTATTAAAACAGGTGAAGGACATAGAAATGATAGAATTGGACCGTAAAGATGAATGCTGTGGATTTGGCGGCACCTTTGCTGTAGCTGAAGAGGCGGTCTCTATCACCATGGGCAATGACCGCTTAGCGGATCACACAAAAAATGGGGTGGAAGTATTGACAGGTGCCGATATGTCCTGCCTTATGCACCTACAAGGCTTGATCAAACGCCAAAATAGCCCTATTAAGGTGATGCACATCGCTGAAATCCTCAATGGAAACCCTGTCGAATAA
- a CDS encoding potassium channel family protein, producing the protein MKFIIVGLGNFGAYLAARLTDNGHEVIGIDSDMAKVDSAKEKITHTICLNATDKNVVRNLPVSDTDVVLIAIGEDMGASIMATAVFKELKAKRIISRAITNTHETVIRAIGVDEIIHPEEETAERLSKKLEMKGVIDSFDISDGYNIVEVTAPKEFVGKTIGETAVRNRFNVNILTIIKMRNRPNIFGNMQERQKVLGVVSAQTMIEDKDVLVLFGEMNDIQKILDLNEE; encoded by the coding sequence ATGAAGTTTATCATAGTAGGTTTGGGCAATTTTGGCGCTTATTTGGCAGCAAGGCTCACAGACAACGGTCATGAGGTGATCGGCATAGATAGTGATATGGCCAAGGTGGATAGTGCGAAGGAAAAAATCACTCATACCATCTGTCTCAATGCCACTGATAAGAATGTGGTAAGGAATCTGCCTGTCTCGGATACGGATGTGGTGCTGATCGCCATTGGTGAGGATATGGGGGCTTCCATTATGGCCACAGCTGTTTTTAAGGAATTGAAAGCCAAGAGGATCATCAGCCGGGCCATTACCAATACTCATGAAACAGTGATCAGGGCCATTGGAGTAGATGAGATCATTCATCCGGAGGAGGAAACAGCAGAGCGTCTGTCCAAAAAGCTGGAGATGAAAGGCGTGATTGACAGTTTTGATATCTCAGATGGCTATAATATTGTGGAAGTGACCGCTCCTAAGGAATTTGTGGGAAAGACTATCGGGGAAACTGCGGTTAGGAATCGATTCAACGTAAATATCCTGACCATTATCAAGATGAGGAACAGGCCCAATATTTTTGGTAATATGCAAGAAAGACAAAAGGTGCTGGGCGTGGTCAGTGCCCAGACTATGATTGAAGATAAGGATGTTTTGGTACTCTTCGGGGAAATGAATGATATCCAGAAGATATTGGACTTGAACGAAGAATAG
- a CDS encoding LutC/YkgG family protein has translation MSSKASILAAIQKNKPVASPLPDLLSFPDEPNLVEKYEKGLSGNGGQLMQVTAIKNVQDYIEANFPREQLKASLVEGVEGNIDVNNISDPHDLEHVELAVLQGELGVAENGAIWMPEKNVVHRVLPFIAQHLIIILKKDTLLTNMHQAYEKVKVNDHGYGVFIAGPSKTADIEQSLVIGAHGPRSLTVFLMD, from the coding sequence ATGAGCAGCAAAGCATCCATACTAGCGGCTATTCAGAAAAACAAGCCTGTAGCAAGCCCTTTACCGGACTTACTTTCCTTTCCTGATGAGCCCAATTTGGTAGAAAAATATGAAAAAGGATTGAGCGGAAATGGCGGCCAACTCATGCAGGTGACAGCAATTAAGAATGTCCAAGATTATATAGAGGCCAACTTCCCCCGGGAACAACTTAAAGCGTCCTTGGTTGAAGGTGTAGAGGGCAATATAGATGTCAATAATATTTCCGATCCCCATGATCTGGAACATGTGGAACTCGCTGTGCTCCAAGGTGAGTTAGGAGTAGCAGAAAATGGCGCAATCTGGATGCCAGAAAAAAATGTAGTCCACAGGGTATTGCCCTTTATCGCCCAACACCTGATCATTATTCTGAAAAAGGATACTTTATTGACCAATATGCATCAAGCCTATGAAAAAGTAAAAGTGAACGACCATGGATATGGTGTTTTTATAGCTGGCCCTTCCAAGACTGCCGACATCGAACAATCCTTGGTAATTGGTGCTCATGGTCCAAGAAGCTTGACTGTGTTTTTGATGGATTAA
- a CDS encoding bifunctional aldolase/short-chain dehydrogenase: MSTAERTFKHVNYLWDEQKAQELEGDEVSLLIYRSNILGADLRITNYGGGNTSCKTTEIDPLTKNETEVMWVKGSGGDIGTLTKSGLAGLYVEKLHALKNVYRGLEFEDEMVGLFNHCIYDLDSKAPSIDTPLHAFLPFKHIDHLHPDAAIAIAAAKDGEQITQELFEGQIAWVPWQKPGFDLALQLEKALNDNPGIRGIMLGGHGLFTWGDTAYECYINSLEVIDKASQYLEDNYGKNRPVFGGQKIESLAPEARLDQAAIIAPVLRGLASGYNRMVGHFTDDERVLQFANSHDLEKLAPLGTSCPDHFLRTKIRPLVLDFPADIDLSNTEEIKAKLEKDFEDYRAYYKKYYEDHKRDNSPAMRDPNPVIIIWPGVGMFSYAKNKQTARVASEFYINAINVMRGAEAVSSYVALPLQEAFDIEYWLLEEAKLQRMPKEQPLSRKVALVTGGAGGIGKAIADKLAKEGACVFITDINQDRLDEAVATYSKDVGAGAVMDVTKGDDILTAYKAAVLKFGGVDIIVNCAGLAISKPIEQTSAQDWDLLQDILVKGQFAVSKAGVEVLRAQNLGGDIINIASKNALVSGPNNVGYGTAKAAQVHMSRLLAAELGKDKIRVNVVNPDAVIEGSKIWEGEWAAGRAKAYGIKVEELPAFYAKRTILNEIIGVDDIANGVFAFVGGDLSKCTGNILNVDGGVAAAFVR; encoded by the coding sequence ATGAGCACAGCAGAGCGTACATTTAAGCATGTAAATTACCTTTGGGATGAGCAAAAGGCCCAGGAATTGGAGGGAGATGAGGTATCCCTTTTGATCTATAGATCAAATATCTTGGGAGCGGACCTAAGGATAACCAATTATGGCGGTGGCAATACCAGCTGTAAAACGACGGAGATCGACCCACTGACAAAGAATGAAACAGAGGTGATGTGGGTAAAAGGTTCTGGTGGAGACATTGGTACTTTGACCAAGAGCGGATTGGCTGGGTTGTATGTGGAGAAATTACATGCCCTGAAAAATGTGTACAGAGGGTTGGAGTTTGAAGATGAGATGGTAGGCTTGTTCAACCATTGTATTTATGACTTGGATTCCAAGGCGCCTTCTATCGATACGCCGCTGCATGCCTTCCTTCCATTTAAGCATATTGACCACCTTCATCCTGATGCCGCGATTGCCATTGCAGCAGCCAAGGACGGTGAGCAGATTACCCAAGAGCTTTTTGAAGGACAGATTGCGTGGGTGCCTTGGCAAAAGCCGGGCTTTGATTTGGCCTTGCAATTGGAGAAAGCCTTGAATGATAATCCTGGCATCCGTGGCATCATGTTGGGTGGCCATGGGTTGTTCACTTGGGGAGACACGGCTTATGAGTGCTATATCAATAGCTTGGAAGTAATAGATAAAGCTTCTCAGTACCTAGAAGATAATTACGGTAAAAACCGTCCGGTATTTGGCGGTCAGAAAATCGAATCATTGGCTCCTGAGGCACGTTTGGACCAGGCAGCCATCATTGCACCTGTTTTGAGAGGCTTGGCATCCGGATACAATAGAATGGTAGGTCATTTTACCGATGATGAGCGTGTATTGCAGTTTGCCAATAGCCATGATCTGGAAAAATTGGCACCACTGGGAACCAGCTGCCCTGACCATTTCCTTAGAACCAAAATCAGGCCTTTGGTATTGGATTTTCCTGCTGATATTGACCTGAGCAATACTGAAGAGATCAAAGCCAAGCTGGAAAAGGACTTTGAAGATTACAGAGCTTACTATAAAAAATATTACGAGGACCATAAGCGGGATAACAGTCCTGCCATGCGTGATCCAAACCCTGTGATCATTATTTGGCCAGGAGTGGGAATGTTCTCTTATGCCAAAAATAAGCAGACTGCCCGTGTAGCCAGTGAATTTTACATCAATGCCATCAATGTGATGCGTGGTGCGGAAGCCGTATCCTCATATGTTGCTTTGCCATTGCAGGAAGCATTTGATATTGAGTACTGGTTATTGGAGGAAGCCAAGCTTCAAAGAATGCCAAAGGAGCAGCCTTTGTCTAGAAAAGTGGCGTTGGTGACTGGTGGTGCCGGAGGTATCGGTAAGGCCATTGCTGACAAGTTGGCCAAAGAAGGTGCTTGCGTGTTTATTACAGATATTAACCAGGACAGATTGGATGAGGCCGTAGCTACTTACTCCAAGGATGTAGGAGCTGGAGCGGTCATGGACGTGACTAAGGGAGATGATATCCTGACCGCTTATAAAGCTGCTGTTTTGAAATTCGGTGGGGTGGATATCATCGTCAACTGTGCCGGATTGGCCATTTCCAAGCCTATTGAACAGACTTCGGCCCAAGATTGGGATTTGCTGCAGGATATTTTGGTAAAAGGACAATTTGCAGTTTCCAAAGCAGGTGTGGAAGTACTTAGGGCTCAAAACCTAGGAGGTGATATCATCAATATTGCCAGTAAGAATGCTTTGGTTTCTGGCCCTAATAATGTGGGATATGGTACCGCAAAAGCGGCTCAGGTACACATGAGCCGACTCTTGGCTGCTGAGCTAGGTAAAGATAAAATCCGCGTGAATGTAGTGAATCCAGATGCAGTCATTGAAGGAAGTAAAATTTGGGAAGGTGAATGGGCTGCAGGAAGAGCAAAAGCATATGGCATCAAAGTGGAAGAATTACCAGCTTTTTACGCCAAAAGGACTATATTGAATGAGATCATTGGGGTAGATGATATTGCTAACGGTGTGTTTGCCTTTGTCGGTGGGGACCTTAGCAAATGTACTGGTAATATTCTAAATGTAGACGGCGGTGTAGCTGCTGCTTTTGTAAGGTAA
- a CDS encoding TIM barrel protein produces MRIDQQKIKQLNDQALSEHRESFDHLTKVLGRKNINVNGIIEKLKAFQVAVPSWALGTGGTRFGRFSGGGEPGTLEDKIADVGLLHHLSQSAGAISLHIPWDIPQDVNAIKQLAASHGLAFDAVNSNTFQDQADHKLSYKFGSLCHVDKAVRQQAIDHNLEVIKYGDALGSKSLTVWLADGSSFPGQLNFKKAFQRTLESLQEIYAGMPSDWKMFVEYKPYEPNFYSTVIQDWGSSHMLADKLGDRAYSLVDLGHHLPNTNIEQIVATLMMVGKLGGFHFNDSKYGDDDLTVGSLKPYQLFLIFNELVDGMEDPTSNNPYPAWMIDASHNLKDPLEDLLQSLEAIKLAYAQALLVDRAALEEARENNDPSLAQEILQGAYRTDVRPLLAEARLQADGALDPIGAYRRLNIRKELIAQRGAKTVSTGL; encoded by the coding sequence ATGCGTATAGATCAGCAAAAAATAAAACAGTTGAATGATCAGGCTCTCTCGGAACATCGGGAGAGTTTTGATCATTTGACCAAAGTACTTGGACGAAAAAATATCAATGTTAATGGCATTATAGAAAAGCTAAAAGCATTTCAAGTGGCCGTACCCAGCTGGGCTTTGGGAACGGGTGGTACCCGCTTTGGCCGTTTTTCAGGAGGGGGAGAGCCCGGTACCTTGGAAGACAAGATTGCCGATGTGGGCTTACTGCATCATTTGAGCCAATCGGCAGGAGCCATTTCCTTACATATTCCTTGGGATATCCCTCAGGATGTCAATGCCATCAAACAATTGGCCGCTTCCCATGGGCTGGCATTTGATGCCGTGAATTCCAATACTTTCCAAGATCAAGCAGACCACAAACTTTCCTACAAATTTGGTTCACTCTGCCATGTGGACAAAGCGGTACGTCAGCAGGCCATTGACCATAATTTGGAAGTGATCAAATATGGTGATGCCCTAGGATCAAAGTCATTGACGGTTTGGTTGGCAGATGGTTCCTCCTTCCCGGGGCAGTTGAACTTCAAGAAAGCATTTCAGCGAACTTTGGAGTCCCTTCAAGAGATTTATGCAGGAATGCCATCCGACTGGAAGATGTTTGTGGAATATAAGCCATACGAGCCGAATTTCTACTCAACTGTAATTCAGGACTGGGGTTCTTCTCATATGTTGGCAGACAAGCTAGGAGATAGGGCTTATAGTTTGGTGGATCTGGGCCATCACTTGCCCAATACCAATATCGAGCAGATTGTAGCCACCTTAATGATGGTTGGTAAATTGGGTGGCTTTCACTTCAATGATTCCAAATACGGTGATGATGATTTGACGGTAGGTTCATTGAAACCATATCAACTGTTTTTGATCTTCAATGAACTGGTGGATGGGATGGAAGATCCAACTTCCAATAATCCTTATCCAGCTTGGATGATAGATGCCAGCCATAACTTGAAGGATCCATTGGAGGACTTATTGCAGTCATTGGAGGCAATTAAGCTGGCCTATGCCCAAGCATTACTGGTGGACAGGGCTGCTTTGGAAGAGGCTAGGGAAAACAATGATCCCTCTTTGGCCCAGGAAATCCTTCAAGGTGCTTACAGGACGGACGTTCGTCCTTTGCTGGCTGAGGCAAGGCTTCAGGCAGATGGAGCATTGGATCCAATAGGAGCTTATAGAAGGTTGAATATTAGAAAAGAGTTGATCGCCCAGCGAGGAGCCAAAACTGTATCTACAGGATTGTAA
- a CDS encoding TrkH family potassium uptake protein — MIPNKALIKKILEKTLLALSIIGFFLVIYEEGFKKPFLSMSDSHFVLKVILTLVWTGYIGQFFLFKWVKVNFKKLVAEILLIFLISTVLFFIFSEFKLPGLDAQTAITSDRFLVDFLVTVVFLIELSKLSLGVGGLKLNPQMIFILSFLTLIGVGTILLMLPKATNAPIHLVDALFTATSAVCVTGLIVLDTAKDFTLFGQFIIMILFQIGGLGMMTFTSFFGFFFKGNFSFQNQLFLKDFINEERFGQVFNTLLKVITFTFLVEGMGALFIYISLDEALFDGPMDMIFFSVFHSVSGFCNAGFSILSDGLYQEGFRQNYDMHLVIALTIVFGGIGFPVVLSYYQYLKHLVKGFYRKVVFGENYRHVPRVVNIGTRLVVITTGILLLIGFVTFWVFEEDYTLKGMEGYGKVVTAFFGAVTPRTAGFNTVDMTAMAGPTILLYLLLMWVGASPGSTGGGLKTSTFAVAILSTLSIAKGKDRVEVFRREISNTTLRKAFAVTFLSIMMMGGTVFLLKLFDSELPLTSVVFEAFSAFSTVGLSLGITSGLSFGSKMVLIVTMFVGRIGILTFLIGLSRGVKTLSYRYPEESVFIT; from the coding sequence ATGATCCCTAATAAAGCACTGATAAAAAAGATTCTTGAAAAGACTTTATTGGCATTGAGTATAATAGGTTTTTTCTTGGTGATCTATGAAGAAGGTTTTAAGAAGCCTTTTCTTTCAATGTCAGACTCTCACTTTGTCCTGAAAGTGATTCTTACTTTGGTTTGGACTGGCTATATTGGTCAGTTTTTTCTCTTTAAGTGGGTGAAAGTTAATTTCAAGAAACTTGTAGCAGAGATTTTGTTGATTTTTCTGATCAGTACTGTACTGTTTTTTATTTTTTCCGAGTTTAAGCTGCCGGGATTGGATGCCCAAACAGCAATTACTTCAGATCGGTTTTTGGTGGATTTCTTGGTTACCGTGGTCTTTCTGATAGAATTATCCAAATTAAGTCTGGGGGTAGGAGGACTAAAGCTAAATCCCCAAATGATATTTATTCTGAGTTTTTTGACTTTGATTGGAGTAGGGACGATATTGTTGATGCTGCCCAAAGCCACCAATGCACCGATTCATTTGGTGGATGCCCTTTTTACAGCTACGAGTGCAGTATGTGTTACAGGTCTGATCGTTTTGGATACGGCTAAGGATTTCACCCTGTTTGGTCAATTTATCATTATGATACTGTTCCAGATAGGAGGTTTGGGCATGATGACTTTTACCAGTTTCTTTGGTTTCTTTTTCAAAGGGAATTTTAGTTTTCAAAACCAACTGTTTTTGAAGGATTTTATTAATGAGGAACGTTTCGGGCAGGTTTTCAATACTCTGTTGAAGGTAATTACTTTTACTTTTTTGGTAGAGGGAATGGGGGCATTGTTTATATATATTAGTCTGGATGAGGCGCTTTTTGATGGCCCTATGGATATGATTTTCTTTTCCGTTTTCCACAGTGTTTCAGGATTCTGTAATGCGGGCTTTAGTATATTGAGTGATGGGCTTTATCAGGAAGGATTTAGACAAAACTACGATATGCATTTGGTCATTGCGTTGACCATCGTATTTGGTGGTATTGGATTTCCGGTTGTTTTGAGCTACTACCAATATCTAAAACACTTGGTCAAAGGCTTTTATAGAAAAGTGGTTTTTGGCGAAAACTATAGGCATGTTCCCCGAGTGGTGAATATTGGAACCCGGCTGGTAGTGATCACGACAGGAATTTTATTGTTGATAGGTTTTGTGACATTTTGGGTTTTTGAAGAAGATTACACGCTAAAGGGAATGGAGGGCTACGGAAAGGTGGTTACAGCATTTTTTGGGGCCGTTACACCTAGGACGGCAGGATTTAATACGGTGGATATGACCGCTATGGCAGGTCCGACAATATTACTGTATCTTTTGCTCATGTGGGTAGGAGCCTCTCCAGGTTCTACCGGAGGGGGCTTAAAGACCAGTACCTTTGCCGTGGCCATTTTGAGCACATTGAGCATTGCCAAAGGCAAGGACCGAGTGGAGGTCTTCAGAAGGGAAATATCCAATACCACTTTGAGAAAGGCTTTTGCCGTGACTTTCCTTTCTATAATGATGATGGGCGGAACGGTTTTTCTGTTGAAATTATTTGATAGTGAGTTGCCATTGACCAGTGTAGTGTTTGAAGCATTTTCTGCCTTCTCCACGGTGGGTTTAAGTTTAGGGATTACCTCAGGACTGAGCTTTGGTAGTAAGATGGTACTGATTGTGACCATGTTTGTAGGAAGAATCGGGATTCTCACCTTTTTGATTGGGCTGAGTAGAGGGGTGAAAACCCTAAGCTATCGATACCCTGAGGAGTCGGTGTTTATCACCTAA